A region of Thermococcus argininiproducens DNA encodes the following proteins:
- the gcvPB gene encoding aminomethyl-transferring glycine dehydrogenase subunit GcvPB, translated as MFRQAKWKEPLIFELSKPGRVGFTLPAPIENIKIQIPEHLKRDQLELPELSEPEIVRHYTRLSEMNYGVDSGMYPLGSCTMKYNPKINEEFANHPKATLIHPYQDERTVQGALQIMWELEQWLKEITGMDRFTLQPAAGANGEFAGVMIIRAYHLDKGETQRNEIIVPDSAHGTNPASAAMAGFKVIEIPSNEQGMVDLEALENAVSERTAGIMLTNPNTLGIFEEDILEIAKIVHKAGGLLYYDGANLNGILGKIRPGDMGFDVVHINLHKTFSTPHGGGGPGAGPVGVKEHLVEYLPVPLVEFDGEKYYLNYDLPKSIGKVKEFYGNFTVLVRALTYLKMMGREGLKEVSEIAVLNANYLTQKLKGTKGYELPHKELRKHEVVFSAEPMKKDTGVKTLDVAKRLLDFGLHAPTIYFPLIVHEALMIEPTETVSKEDLDAYVEALKQISKEAYTNPEIVKTAPHNTAVRRVDDVLAAKKPIITWRMYKQLKEKGEVDY; from the coding sequence ATGTTTAGACAAGCAAAATGGAAAGAGCCCCTTATTTTTGAGCTCTCTAAACCCGGAAGGGTAGGTTTCACACTTCCAGCTCCCATTGAGAATATCAAAATCCAAATTCCAGAGCATTTGAAAAGGGATCAACTGGAATTACCCGAATTAAGTGAACCAGAGATAGTTAGACACTATACCCGACTTAGTGAAATGAACTATGGTGTGGACAGTGGCATGTACCCACTTGGCTCATGTACTATGAAATATAACCCCAAGATTAATGAAGAGTTTGCAAATCACCCAAAAGCAACCCTTATACACCCATATCAAGATGAAAGAACAGTTCAAGGTGCTTTACAAATAATGTGGGAACTTGAACAGTGGTTAAAGGAAATTACTGGAATGGATCGTTTTACTTTGCAGCCAGCTGCTGGAGCAAACGGTGAATTTGCTGGAGTCATGATAATAAGAGCTTACCATCTAGACAAAGGAGAAACGCAAAGAAACGAAATAATCGTGCCGGACTCTGCTCATGGTACAAACCCTGCAAGTGCTGCTATGGCTGGATTTAAAGTTATAGAGATTCCTTCCAATGAGCAAGGTATGGTGGATTTAGAGGCCCTAGAGAATGCGGTTAGTGAAAGAACTGCAGGGATAATGCTTACAAATCCGAATACTCTTGGGATATTCGAAGAGGATATCCTCGAAATAGCAAAGATAGTTCACAAAGCTGGCGGTTTACTTTATTATGATGGCGCAAACTTAAATGGAATATTAGGAAAAATAAGACCTGGAGACATGGGATTTGACGTTGTCCATATAAACCTTCACAAGACATTTTCAACACCTCACGGAGGAGGAGGTCCTGGAGCTGGTCCTGTTGGAGTAAAAGAGCATCTTGTAGAGTACCTTCCAGTACCACTCGTTGAATTTGATGGAGAAAAATACTACCTTAATTACGACCTTCCAAAAAGTATTGGGAAAGTTAAGGAATTCTATGGAAATTTCACTGTCCTAGTTAGGGCCCTAACCTATCTCAAAATGATGGGAAGAGAGGGGCTAAAAGAAGTCTCCGAAATTGCTGTTCTCAATGCCAACTATCTTACTCAAAAGCTAAAGGGAACCAAAGGATACGAACTACCCCACAAAGAGCTGAGAAAACACGAAGTAGTGTTTTCCGCTGAACCAATGAAAAAAGATACTGGCGTAAAGACTTTGGATGTAGCAAAGCGCTTACTTGACTTTGGGCTACATGCACCAACGATTTACTTCCCACTAATAGTCCACGAAGCTTTGATGATTGAACCAACAGAAACAGTAAGCAAAGAAGATCTTGATGCTTATGTTGAAGCCCTTAAGCAGATAAGCAAGGAGGCTTACACTAATCCTGAAATTGTAAAAACTGCACCCCACAACACTGCTGTTAGACGCGTTGACGATGTTTTAGCAGCTAAGAAGCCTATAATTACGTGGCGCATGTACAAACAACTAAAAGAGAAAGGAGAAGTAGATTACTAA
- a CDS encoding TldD/PmbA family protein produces MEIETLVRKAEKLATKYKVKYYEVRIARVNATHIEIQNSHFEDISSNMEIGIGVRVFDGSWGFSSANDLRRAEKALEAAMKIAKTSKGNSKIYLGDPLTDEAEIKVKKSFLDVDLEEKIELLKTLDSLLKGDHIPNRKITYGDGIKEQFYFNSLGSEIKTIVPKIRLSFSVTAKENDDMQTYWKVFGGTTGWESIEDIDLEYWASFVKNKATSLLQAKLPPSGEFDIIMDPELTGVFIHEALGHAAEGDAIKNGESILEGKLGQNIAVDELTVVDDPTLKKKFGSYIYDDEGIKARKVEIIKDGVLNEYLLDRETAAFFGTESNGHGRAQSYNYQPLVRMSNTYIEPRDWNFEEMIEEVKNGLYLIGDKGGQVDIANGTFMFGAKEGYLIENGKIKYHIRDVALSGKILDILKNIRGIGKDLKVNFPGYCGKGQWVSVDDGGPHILTRALVGGLL; encoded by the coding sequence ATGGAGATTGAGACACTTGTGCGAAAAGCTGAAAAGCTTGCTACTAAGTATAAAGTCAAATATTATGAAGTAAGGATAGCTAGGGTAAATGCCACTCACATTGAAATTCAAAACTCTCACTTTGAGGATATCTCTTCTAATATGGAGATTGGTATTGGAGTAAGAGTTTTTGATGGTTCTTGGGGCTTTTCTTCAGCAAATGATCTAAGGAGAGCAGAAAAAGCCCTCGAAGCTGCAATGAAAATTGCAAAAACAAGTAAAGGGAACTCAAAGATTTATCTCGGTGACCCTCTCACAGATGAAGCTGAGATTAAAGTGAAAAAATCATTTCTTGATGTAGACTTAGAGGAAAAAATAGAACTTTTGAAGACTCTTGATTCTCTCCTAAAAGGAGATCATATTCCTAATAGGAAAATAACTTATGGAGATGGTATAAAGGAACAGTTTTATTTCAACTCTCTTGGAAGTGAAATCAAAACTATAGTTCCCAAGATTCGATTGAGTTTCTCTGTTACTGCGAAAGAAAATGATGATATGCAGACTTACTGGAAAGTCTTTGGAGGAACAACAGGCTGGGAAAGTATAGAGGATATAGATCTTGAGTATTGGGCCTCTTTTGTAAAGAACAAGGCAACATCACTTTTACAGGCCAAGTTACCGCCCTCTGGGGAGTTTGATATAATTATGGATCCCGAACTTACAGGTGTTTTTATCCATGAGGCTTTAGGCCATGCGGCAGAAGGCGATGCGATCAAAAATGGAGAGAGCATTTTAGAAGGAAAACTTGGTCAAAATATAGCAGTAGATGAACTAACCGTTGTTGATGACCCAACGCTTAAGAAAAAGTTTGGATCTTATATCTATGATGATGAAGGAATAAAAGCAAGAAAAGTTGAGATTATAAAAGATGGAGTTCTAAATGAGTACCTCCTAGATAGAGAAACTGCAGCATTCTTTGGAACCGAATCAAATGGGCATGGAAGGGCCCAGAGCTACAATTACCAGCCATTAGTGAGAATGAGTAACACATATATAGAGCCGAGAGACTGGAACTTTGAAGAAATGATTGAAGAAGTCAAAAATGGTCTGTATCTAATTGGAGATAAAGGAGGACAAGTAGATATCGCTAATGGAACATTTATGTTTGGAGCTAAAGAAGGATACCTAATTGAAAATGGCAAGATTAAGTACCATATAAGAGATGTCGCTCTTTCAGGAAAGATTCTGGACATTCTCAAGAACATAAGAGGTATAGGAAAAGACCTCAAAGTGAACTTCCCAGGTTATTGCGGGAAAGGACAATGGGTTTCAGTCGATGATGGAGGCCCTCATATATTGACTAGAGCTTTAGTGGGAGGTCTTCTCTAA